The sequence TTTGTCTTTTACAGAAGCGGTGAGGCTTCTTGATTGTACCCTACATCGACGGGGAGCGGGTCAGGTTTTCCAGTTCTTCGATTTCCCCGGCCAGGCTTTGGTTGTCTGGATCGAGGGTGTAGGCTTCGTGCAGCGCTTCCAGCGCCTGCTGATAGTGCCCCATTTCCTTGAGGATCTGTCCCAGCTGATGTTTGAAAGTCAGAAAATCATTCCGGGTCAGCCCTTTTTCCAGCAGACCTTGCTGGATTTGCGACAGGGCTGAGGAGTAGGCTCCCTGATGCAGGAATATCCGGCTGCGCAAGAGCAGCGTGGGAAGGCGAAAGCTGACGGACTTGAGCGCCTCCTCACTTTCCCGCAACGCTTGTTCCGGCATTTTCAGCTCATTGTAAGCCAGGGCAAGATTGTAATGGAATTTATCGTTTTCAGAATCCTGACGGTCTTTCCCTCGGGTTGTTTTCATGGTTTGGAAAATTTCTTCGACGCCGTGATTGGGAGCCCCTTGCCCGAATGATTCCAGGTTTTCGCTGGCAATCGAGAACTCGTCGAATTCTTCTCCCAGTTCTGCGCCAAGGTCAAAAAAATCATCTGCGTCGGTCGGCTCCGCGGCAGACATCCCGCCATTCTTTTCGGGGGATTTGTGAGTGATGATGATATCTGAATAAATGCTTTTGGCGCTTTCCTGGTATTCCGGAAATAGTTCCCGTAAAAGCAGTCGGTAAGGCTCTTTGTCTGGAGCTGTTTCGATAATCGTTTCCAGTACCTCCAGGGCTTCATTCGGACGGTCGTTTTCCCGGTAGACATTGAATGCCTGAAGGTAGTGGGCGGTGGCATCGGCATTGAGTTTCTTTTGTTTGTAGATACGGCCCAGCTCAAGGTTTGCTTCCAGGTGTTTCGGCTCTTCGGAGAGAATTTTCTTATAGGTGGCGATGGCTAAGGGAATAAAATCGTTTTTCAGATAAAGTCGGGCGCTTTTACAATATTCATCCAGGGCCTTGTCGCGTTTTCCCCGAGACAGACAGGTGTCGGCCAGTTTAAGGCGCAGGCGAAAATTATTGGGGTTTTCCTTGAGTTGCTCTTCAAGACCGATAATAACTTGATCGGAAATGTCGGCGTCCGGGTTTCTGGCCCGGCTGAAGGCACCCTTCAATTTGCTGAAAAAGCCTGATTTCTTAATCAATTTTGTAAAATACTTAGTCGGTAAAGCCCGGAAAAGCACCTTTTCAGGG comes from Pseudomonadota bacterium and encodes:
- a CDS encoding tetratricopeptide repeat protein codes for the protein MLFRALPTKYFTKLIKKSGFFSKLKGAFSRARNPDADISDQVIIGLEEQLKENPNNFRLRLKLADTCLSRGKRDKALDEYCKSARLYLKNDFIPLAIATYKKILSEEPKHLEANLELGRIYKQKKLNADATAHYLQAFNVYRENDRPNEALEVLETIIETAPDKEPYRLLLRELFPEYQESAKSIYSDIIITHKSPEKNGGMSAAEPTDADDFFDLGAELGEEFDEFSIASENLESFGQGAPNHGVEEIFQTMKTTRGKDRQDSENDKFHYNLALAYNELKMPEQALRESEEALKSVSFRLPTLLLRSRIFLHQGAYSSALSQIQQGLLEKGLTRNDFLTFKHQLGQILKEMGHYQQALEALHEAYTLDPDNQSLAGEIEELENLTRSPSM